In Haliotis asinina isolate JCU_RB_2024 chromosome 16, JCU_Hal_asi_v2, whole genome shotgun sequence, the following are encoded in one genomic region:
- the LOC137268551 gene encoding enhancer of split m7 protein-like: MESFERQMETDSEYIGYRKGRKLMAEKRRRARINQCLSEIKGIVCGAEQQNDPNYDKMEKAEILETTVDYLRNVRKINTTHQHVKEAVQARFQHGFSKCAEEILSYIQSLPGVSDNVHRQLRKHISRRMTQVQQLPMTSSSEAVTSKASQCHKRLSSVPSHSSQYPHPAAHAYVNRTVCTSPEKEENSFSDSGYAGSPDIIKHSTQRTGHYHTPNLSDTKLFKTDYKKSNRNFDESRVTAWLQSTWFYSQPIKMEPCARAGLQSPTTGDVWRPW, encoded by the exons ATGGAATCATTTGAGAGACAGATGGAAACAGACTCGGAATATATTGGATATAGAAAG GGTCGAAAGCTAATGGCTGAAAAACGGCGACGGGCGAGAATTAACCAGTGTCTGTCCGAAATCAAGGGGATCGTGTGTGGAGCAGAACAACAAAAT GACCCCAACTATGACAAGATGGAGAAGGCTGAGATCCTGGAGACCACTGTAGATTATCTGAGGAATGTCAGGAAGatcaacacaacacaccaacacgtgAAAGAAGCAGTTCAAGCCAGATTCCAACATGGTTTCTCCAAATGTGCTGAAGAAATCCTCTCCTACATCCAGTCTCTGCCGGGAGTGTCTGACAATGTACATCGTCAGCTGAGAAAACACATTTCTCGACGAATGACACAGGTCCAGCAGTTacccatgacgtcatcatcagaAGCTGTGACGTCAAAAGCAAGTCAGTGCCATAAAAGACTGAGTAGCGTGCCTTCCCACAGTTCCCAGTATCCACATCCGGCTGCCCATGCGTATGTGAACAGGACAGTGTGTACTTCCCCAGAGAAGGAAGAAAACAGTTTCTCAGACAGTGGATATGCTGGTTCTCCTGATATTATCAAACATTCCACCCAGAGAACCGGACACTATCACACACCCAATCTCTCAGATACAAAACTGTTCAAAACGGACTATAAAAAGTCAAACAGAAACTTTGACGAGTCCAGAGTTACTGCGTGGCTACAGAGCACGTGGTTTTACTCTCAGCCAATAAAAATGGAGCCCTGTGCTCGTGCGGGCCTTCAGTCGCCGACTACAGGCGATGTTTGGCGACCATGGTGA
- the LOC137268471 gene encoding enhancer of split m8 protein-like: MESYYHTMETDSEYMGRRKGRKLMAEKRRRARINQSLLEIKDIVCGAQQRNDPNYDKMEKAEILETTVDYLRNVRKINTTHQHVKEAVQARFQHGFSKCAEEILSYIQSLPGVSDNVHRQLRKHISRRMEHIQQVPVTSSTDAVSSHTRNCYERLNAVPSHNPQYLHPAAHAYMSGTVCTSPVKEENSFSDSGYAGSPDIIKQSIHRTEHYPSSSFSDSELCRVPTEMVDKDSRVRSWLQSTWSYSQQIQTEQQVPWRPW; encoded by the exons ATGGAATCCTATTATCATACTATGGAAACGGATAGCGAATATATGGGCCGAAGAAAG GGTCGAAAGCTAATGGCTGAAAAACGGCGACGAGCTAGAATCAACCAGAGTCTGTTAGAAATCAAAGACATCGTGTGCGGAGCTCAACAACGAAAT GACCCCAACTATGACAAGATGGAGAAGGCTGAGATCCTGGAGACCACTGTAGATTATCTGAGGAATGTCAGGAAGATCAATACAACACATCAACACGTGAAAGAAGCAGTTCAAGccagattccaacatggcttcTCCAAATGTGCTGAAGAAATCCTCTCCTATATTCAGTCTCTACCGGGAGTGTCGGACAATGTACATCGTCAGCTGAGAAAACACATTTCTCGACGTATGGAACACATTCAGCAGGtacctgtgacgtcatcaacagaTGCTGTGTCATCACACACAAGGAACTGCTATGAGAGACTGAACGCAGTACCTTCCCATAATCCCCAGTATCTACATCCGGCTGCGCATGCGTACATGAGCGGTACAGTGTGCACTTCCCCTGTGAAGGAAGAAAACAGTTTCTCAGACAGTGGATATGCTGGTTCTCCTGATATAATCAAACAGTCCATTCACAGAACCGAACACTATCCCTCATCCAGTTTCTCAGATTCAGAACTCTGTAGAGTACCAACAGAAATGGTTGACAAAGATTCAAGAGTACGATCTTGGCTGCAGAGCACGTGGTCCTACTCCCAACAAATTCAGACAGAGCAACAGGTTCCCTGGAGGCCCTGGTGA